A stretch of Imperialibacter roseus DNA encodes these proteins:
- a CDS encoding DUF6157 family protein translates to MKHTTNYVNTFIEIADDSPNERGEMPPVKPDKKTVASLHFDMVYGNPYKYTSDDVIFGVFALRKEFEKNEIEEQREHYFSKGQACFRASPLTKQYGWGVHANAEGKIAIYGAETEEYKKFMADDSVKKVKAMRSKRS, encoded by the coding sequence ATGAAGCACACTACGAATTATGTCAATACATTCATAGAAATCGCTGATGACAGCCCGAATGAGCGGGGTGAAATGCCCCCAGTAAAACCCGACAAAAAAACAGTGGCCAGTCTGCACTTCGATATGGTGTATGGCAATCCCTACAAATACACTTCTGACGACGTCATATTTGGTGTTTTTGCGCTCAGAAAGGAGTTTGAAAAGAATGAAATCGAAGAGCAGCGTGAGCACTACTTCTCCAAAGGGCAAGCCTGCTTTCGGGCCTCGCCGCTTACCAAACAGTACGGTTGGGGCGTTCACGCCAATGCTGAAGGGAAAATTGCCATCTATGGTGCCGAAACGGAGGAATACAAAAAGTTTATGGCTGACGACTCTGTCAAAAAAGTGAAGGCTATGCGGTCAAAGAGGAGCTGA
- a CDS encoding antitoxin Xre/MbcA/ParS toxin-binding domain-containing protein, with translation MKQKERSDLKNVTRYGAVQRKYQHVQLNKWRASRNDVKVGIEQLLSYGGIGRLQLQGSFLGEVPGLTNLPVARVAELLDMSKTTFYRAKDEPELDMGTVDRLSSLFKIYQRGMEAFEGLEPFEEWLQSKIVNLGDQRPIDLLMTESGRTAVLEAIDRVEYGVYG, from the coding sequence ATGAAACAAAAAGAGCGGTCGGATTTAAAAAACGTCACCCGGTATGGTGCCGTTCAGCGAAAATATCAGCATGTTCAGCTGAACAAATGGCGAGCCAGCCGCAACGATGTAAAAGTCGGAATTGAGCAACTTCTGAGCTATGGAGGTATAGGAAGGTTGCAGTTGCAAGGCTCATTTCTTGGCGAGGTTCCCGGTTTAACAAACCTGCCCGTGGCCAGAGTGGCAGAGCTGCTTGACATGAGCAAAACTACTTTCTACAGGGCCAAAGATGAGCCGGAACTTGACATGGGCACGGTGGATCGACTTTCAAGCTTGTTCAAGATTTACCAGAGAGGAATGGAAGCCTTTGAAGGGCTGGAGCCGTTTGAAGAGTGGCTTCAATCAAAGATTGTCAACCTGGGGGACCAGCGTCCGATTGACCTTTTGATGACCGAGAGTGGTAGAACAGCTGTTTTGGAAGCTATTGACCGGGTAGAGTATGGAGTGTATGGCTAA
- a CDS encoding RES family NAD+ phosphorylase → MLVFRIEKKKYQSTYPPLGSRFANGRWSTKDMWVVDTSENIALAKLETLANSGSRIPQNRYVLTLEIDDDTPLAEIAINDLPQNWHDYPYPKQLAEIVKDIMDSRLYVGVVVPSIQSPREKNILLFPEHPEFGRYVSKLDETDEYFDPRLK, encoded by the coding sequence ATGCTGGTTTTTAGAATAGAAAAGAAGAAATACCAGTCTACTTACCCTCCTCTTGGTTCTCGTTTTGCAAACGGACGCTGGAGCACTAAAGATATGTGGGTGGTGGATACCTCAGAAAACATCGCCCTTGCTAAATTGGAGACACTGGCTAACAGCGGGTCGAGAATACCTCAGAACAGGTACGTACTGACGCTTGAAATAGACGATGACACTCCACTGGCAGAAATAGCCATTAACGACCTGCCTCAAAACTGGCACGATTACCCCTACCCAAAACAACTAGCGGAGATAGTGAAAGATATAATGGATAGCCGACTGTATGTTGGGGTGGTTGTTCCATCGATCCAATCACCCAGGGAGAAAAATATCCTATTATTTCCCGAACATCCGGAGTTCGGGAGGTATGTGTCCAAATTGGATGAAACAGACGAATACTTTGATCCACGATTGAAATAG
- a CDS encoding transposase, translated as MSDIFIDRRKSYMDIGEIFFFTATINSWMYLLAADNYKQVVVDSLENLKSRSLADIFAFVIMPNHIHVIWRTLSLNGKETVQGSFLKYTAHCFRRMLMNDDPAELRKYSVVAKNKQFEFWQRDSLAIHLYSKEVALQKLDYLHRNPLAEHWQLAKEPSDYYWSSASFYDQGVSPFGFLSDLRNEF; from the coding sequence ATGAGTGACATTTTTATAGACAGGCGTAAATCATACATGGATATCGGTGAAATATTCTTTTTCACTGCGACCATCAACAGTTGGATGTACCTTTTGGCCGCCGACAATTATAAGCAGGTGGTGGTCGATAGTTTAGAAAACCTCAAAAGCCGTAGCCTGGCTGATATATTTGCCTTTGTGATTATGCCTAATCACATCCACGTGATTTGGAGAACTTTGTCGTTAAATGGGAAGGAAACAGTACAGGGCTCATTTTTGAAATATACGGCCCATTGTTTTAGAAGAATGCTGATGAACGACGACCCGGCGGAGCTTAGAAAGTACTCAGTGGTTGCCAAAAACAAACAATTCGAATTTTGGCAAAGAGATTCCCTTGCTATTCATCTATACTCAAAAGAAGTGGCGTTGCAAAAGCTCGACTACCTTCATCGCAATCCACTTGCAGAACATTGGCAGCTAGCTAAGGAGCCAAGTGATTACTATTGGTCCTCTGCTTCGTTTTATGATCAGGGTGTCAGCCCATTTGGTTTTTTGAGTGATTTGAGAAATGAGTTTTAG
- a CDS encoding YehS family protein has protein sequence MTNNDILRRLRYLLDADDSQMINLFAQAGHHVTRAEVSDYMKREDEETYQEMPDIKLAIFLNGLINEKRGTREGEQPAPEQQLNNNIILRKLKIAFNLSSEDIQAIFKLKGKSIGPHELSAFFRNPKQSQYRPCNDQYLRYFLSGMQIKYRSKEEE, from the coding sequence ATGACCAACAACGACATCCTACGCCGATTGCGCTACCTCCTTGATGCCGACGACTCGCAAATGATCAATCTATTCGCACAGGCTGGTCATCATGTAACACGGGCTGAAGTGAGCGACTACATGAAAAGAGAAGATGAGGAAACTTATCAGGAAATGCCGGACATAAAACTGGCCATCTTCCTCAACGGGCTCATCAACGAAAAACGAGGCACAAGAGAGGGCGAACAACCGGCGCCAGAGCAGCAACTCAATAACAATATCATCCTCAGAAAGCTCAAGATAGCCTTCAACCTAAGCTCAGAAGATATCCAGGCTATTTTTAAACTGAAGGGCAAAAGCATCGGCCCCCACGAGCTGAGCGCCTTCTTCCGCAACCCCAAGCAGAGCCAATACCGGCCTTGTAATGACCAATACCTGCGGTATTTTTTGAGTGGTATGCAGATTAAGTATAGGTCGAAGGAAGAGGAGTGA